CCGCCGCACCGGCGAGGGCCTGGACCTCATGCGCTGCTCCGGGCAGGGCACGGTCTACTTCGCCAACCTGGCCCAGTACGTCCACGTGGTGGACGTGGACCAGGAGGGCCTCACCGTCGACAGCAGCTACGTCCTGGCCCTGGACTCCACCCTGCACACCGAGGTCATCGCGGTGGACAGCCAGTACGGGATCTCCGGCTCCGGCAAGTACCAGCTCAACATCTCCGGCCGCGGCAAGGTCGCCCTGATGACCTCCGGGCAGCCGCTGATGATGCACGTCACGCCCGACAAGTACGTCAACGTCGACGCGGACGCCATCGTCGCCTGGTCCACCTCGCTGCGAGTGCAGATGCAGGCCCAGACGCACTCCACCGGCGTCTGGCGGCGGCGCGGCAACACCGGCGAGGGCTGGGAGCTGAGCTTCCTCGGCACCGGTATCGCGCTGGTGCAGCCCAGCGAGGCACTGCCGCCGCAGAACGCCCAGATCGGACAGGGCGTCGCCGCGCAGTTCGGCGTGGGACAGCACGGCGCCCACGCCCAGAACCAGAACAACGCCTGGAACTGATCCGGCACGGCGAAGGGGCGGCCCCGCGAGGGACCGCCCCTTCGTCATGCACTTCCGTCACGCCCCCGCGCTGCCCCTCGCCGACGCAGCCAGAGGCGCCTCAGCCCGCAGCGGCGAGCCGCGCCAGGGTCGCCTCCAGCAGCAGGACCACCGAGGTGTCGGCCACCGAGGACACCTCCTCGTACGGGAACCAGCGCAGGTCCAGGGACTCGTCGCTGATCGCCGCCACGGCCCCGGCCGGGGCCAGCGCGGCGTACTGCACGTCCAGGTGCCAGTTGCAGGGTGCCGGAATGGGATGCCGGTCCAGGCGCACCGGGCCGCCGGGCAGCAGGGTCAGCCCCTCCTCGATCCCCGACTCCTCGCGGCCCTCGCGCAGGGCCACCTCCGCCAGCGTCGCGTCACCGTCCTCGCAGTGCCCGCCCATCTGCAGCCACATGCCCAGCTTCCGGTGCAGGGTCAGCAGGACCCGCTCCCGCACCGGGTCGATCACCAGCGCGCTCGCCGTCAGGTGGCCCGCCTCGCACGGCTTGTAGACCCCGTCCGGGTGGGAGGCCAGGTGCTCCAGGTACAGATCGCGCAGCTCGGCCTGGTCCTCGTAGCCCTTCAGGACCAGGGCCGCGTCGTCGTGCAGGCTCACTTCGTCCCGTCGCCTTCGTCGTCGCCCTGCTGCTCCCGCTTCTGGGCGGCTTCGCCGAGCATCTT
This DNA window, taken from Streptomyces sp. TN58, encodes the following:
- a CDS encoding AIM24 family protein; translated protein: MQSALFAYAEAQSQDRYTVQNPQLLRVSLTGSDDVLARKGAMVAYQGIIDFDGEYQTTSQRNARRRTGEGLDLMRCSGQGTVYFANLAQYVHVVDVDQEGLTVDSSYVLALDSTLHTEVIAVDSQYGISGSGKYQLNISGRGKVALMTSGQPLMMHVTPDKYVNVDADAIVAWSTSLRVQMQAQTHSTGVWRRRGNTGEGWELSFLGTGIALVQPSEALPPQNAQIGQGVAAQFGVGQHGAHAQNQNNAWN
- a CDS encoding NUDIX hydrolase; amino-acid sequence: MSLHDDAALVLKGYEDQAELRDLYLEHLASHPDGVYKPCEAGHLTASALVIDPVRERVLLTLHRKLGMWLQMGGHCEDGDATLAEVALREGREESGIEEGLTLLPGGPVRLDRHPIPAPCNWHLDVQYAALAPAGAVAAISDESLDLRWFPYEEVSSVADTSVVLLLEATLARLAAAG